The genomic interval ATCGTGCGGCGTTTGAGAGCCCGGTCCGGATAGCGATAGGGATTGAGATAGGCCGGCCGTTGCGCCATGCCGGCGAGCAGCGCGAATTCTGCGAGGGTGCAGTTTTGAATTTTTTTTTCGAACATCAACTGACTGGCCGCTTCGACGCCATAGCTGCCATGGGCAAAGGACATGTGGTTGAGGTACATGTCCAGAATTTCATGTTTGGTGTAGGTTCGCTCCAGCTGTACCGCAGTGATCATTTCTTTGATCTTGCGGGTGATGGTCTTTTCCGGGCTCAGATGCAGGCGTCGGGCCAGCTGCTGGGTCAAGGTGCTGGCGCCCTGTTGACGGCTCATGGTCAGAATATCCTCCAGGGCGGCGCGCAGGAAGCGCAGCGGGGCGATCCCCCAATGGTTGTAAAAACGGTGGTCCTCTATGGCCAGCACAGCTTTGACCATGGGCTCTGGGATCTCCTCCAAGGGGACATAAAACCGGCGTTCGGTAAAGAACTCTTTGATGAGAACGCCGTCTGCGGAAAAGACCTTGCTCGCCAGTTCAGGATTATAGTTCTCCAACTGGTCGAAGGAGGGCAGGCTGAAGCTGAGATAGACGAGCCAGGAGAGGAACGCGATGAAGAGCCCCACCAGAATGAACAACAGCCTGTGTCGGTTCGGGGATGAGGTTGTTCCAGCAGGAGGGTGCGGAGCAACTTTTCGGAAAAGCCGTTTCATGGACATGGGAAAAACTAATACCTGCGAATGTGGGTCAGTACTTTGCGATAGCGGTTCAGGTCTTCCAGAACTTTACCCGTGCCGCGCACAACCGCGAGCAGGGGTTCTTCCGACAGGATGACGGGCAGGTTGGTTTCCCGTCGAAGCCGTTCATCCAGACCGCGCAGCATCGAGCCGCCGCCGCTCATCAGGATGCCGCGGTCGAGGATATCCGCGGACAGCTCCGGAGGCGTCTGTTCAAGACAGAGTTTGACGGAATCGACAATGGTGTTAATGGTGTCGGCCAGAGCTTCCTGTACCTGCTTGGAGCTGATGGTGACGGTTTTGGGAATGCCGGCCACCAGATCGCGGCCTTTGACCGTCATGGTGTCCTTGCCGTCATAGGGTGCGGCGGATCCCAGTTTGCATTTGATTTCTTCGGCGGTGATCTCTCCGATGAGCAGGTTAAAGCTCTTTTTGAAATACTGCACGATCGCCTCATTCATCTCGTCGCCGCCGATGCGGATGGAGATCGAGTTGACAATGCCATACATGGCGATTACCGCAATCTCGCACGTGCCGCCGCCGATGTCGATGATCATGTTGCCCACCGGCTGCTCGATGGGCAAGCCCAGGCCGATGGCTGCGGCCATGGGCTCTTCGATGAGATAGACTTCCCGGGCGCCGGCGTGTTCTGCAGAATCGCGCACCGCGCGTTTTTCCACCTCGGTGATGCCGGTCGGAACGCAGATGGCGATGC from bacterium carries:
- a CDS encoding rod shape-determining protein, which codes for GTANTLVYIKGREVVLDEPSIVAIRKSTQEIVAYGDEAREMVGRTPGEIITIRPLKDGVIADFDLAEQMIRYFIRKAMPTRVPRPRIAICVPTGITEVEKRAVRDSAEHAGAREVYLIEEPMAAAIGLGLPIEQPVGNMIIDIGGGTCEIAVIAMYGIVNSISIRIGGDEMNEAIVQYFKKSFNLLIGEITAEEIKCKLGSAAPYDGKDTMTVKGRDLVAGIPKTVTISSKQVQEALADTINTIVDSVKLCLEQTPPELSADILDRGILMSGGGSMLRGLDERLRRETNLPVILSEEPLLAVVRGTGKVLEDLNRYRKVLTHIRRY